The following are encoded together in the Penicillium digitatum chromosome 3, complete sequence genome:
- a CDS encoding Armadillo-type fold encodes MSSNPPQSGNQGQSTATPVASTQPASSTPLPATQAPARSYANATKKSATGSTAAPVTVGGSAQHGQSSSVSVNGKPMQNQSQKSASSGVTIVNGAPTASAASSGDHSRKPSVTITSSGTSGYMPNGGGPASRPNSLQFGFQQSSPNMGAPAVPVSNQTQAGLGAPSTNPRVTSPQTSPSPIPQPASSGGRPPPSTYQAQGNVPNFGSFGESVDANASLAHGAQHLRRESSQSTHSDMSNHMGNGPGRSSYQGGRGRGYSQPGYQGQQIPYSPNPSFRQTPNQPRGGPNMGPQFHGSNQGRPLAPYPNSPHQANRSPALANVNPATPQMNQVPMAHPQMPQQPYGYGQHMGPQASFPNAYDPNYAGYYNPSAGYYMGPPSPQPRAAGMPYNPQYMGQQFPNPMPQATPLSRTPSQVSTDRPASSLGQGPAPAGPAVASHTHTGSRASNSPAPKPHFIIPSAKKSPIIIKDPNSGSVKTFEKNPASPARATPSPVKLSAPPTSTPPPRTASASEHTRTESKPNATKTDEEKKQELKDAVRLKIQQDEAAQKQRLADEASRKTTEAASTDAKKDDTESVRAAVEDLSIMDKAAPVEEPKKVVAAEESKEVAAPAEEPKKAPAPAPVPVDDDEIDFDAIEREMAEIEAKERAAEEDYNRAKQAKKEEAARKEREELENYEANMKKAEAEAEAREIARENAARAGGGEAAQDDIKDAFASLKKGGYSATESSTPGDSGAATPVSSDMGPPAKPASASSKKPAGLKLDTPKSTEPLQATAGMKSLQNAQFLKDLSKITYPSTITPPSTEMNAAAPEGRKFHYDREFLLQFQAIFKDKISIDWDSRLRDTVGDAADSSRPQSARTPSMGSRTGSRSGTTGPPGAFSGMGNFNTGRPGQMPPMGSGPMGSRNASFQFGRGGPGSMGPIGNIRQNSAGVPPRGSSSKGPRNDSRQKKHGGRGDEAQNKSMPLTAGMELKAIQTTATGWKPRSVGQGAAGPAPGGDTGYLAPDVVQRKVKSALNKMTPENFDRISSQILAIVSQSKDETDGRTLRQVIQLTFEKATDEAHWAPMYAKFCKSMLESMSPEIKDENIRDRNGTVVAGGSLFRKYLLNRCQEEFERGWKTNLPEKPEGTTEEVAMMSDEYYIAAAAKRRGLGLVKFIGELYKLGMLTERIMHECVKKLVDYEGIPDEAEVESLTSLLRTIGASLDASEKGPAMMDAYFARIHLMIETPNLPSRLRFMLLDIVDLRAARWASKDADKGPQTIIEIREAAARAAQAAEAERQRQSSNRGGGGRIPMGRGDARGFGYGNQAPPPDYASSKVGSDDLRRLRATRNTNQPMSFGPSSLLGSRTNSGRKNLGPGGSLVRGSDDSASSSRTGTPTGSKKEDNSSMNAFSALAALEDRDHMATSPPSNPASPMLTKSQPAAAERPSKTPSVKDGESTA; translated from the exons ATGAGCTCGAACCCTCCTCAGTCGGGCAACCAAGGACAAAGCACCGCTACTCCCGTCGCTTCGACCCAGCCCGCATCCTCTACCCCCCTGCCTGCCACCCAGGCGCCAGCTAGATCTTACGCCAACGCAACTAAGAAGTCCGCGACGGGCTCTACCGCCGCACCCGTCACCGTGGGCGGTTCAGCGCAACATGGGCAGTCGAGCTCCGTATCTGTGAACGGCAAACCCATGCAAAACCAATCTCAAAAGTCGGCCTCTTCTGGCGTGACCATTGTCAATGGAGCTCCCACTGCCTCGGCTGCTTCCTCCGGCGATCACTCTCGCAAGCCATCTGTGACCATCACCTCGAGCGGCACCTCTGGCTACATGCCCAACGGCGGTGGCCCGGCTAGTCGGCCCAACAGTCTTCAGTTCGGATTCCAGCAGAGTTCTCCCAACATGGGTGCTCCCGCTGTGCCCGTCTCCAACCAGACCCAGGCTGGACTTGGCGCCCCTTCGACAAATCCCCGGGTGACTTCTCCTCAGACTTCCCCCTCGCCTATCCCTCAGCCCGCGTCCAGCGGCGGTCGCCCACCCCCATCGACCTACCAGGCGCAAGGAAATGTGCCGAACTTCGGTAGTTTTGGAGAATCTGTTGATGCCAAC GCTTCTCTCGCACACGGTGCTCAGCACTTGCGTCGCGAGTCCTCCCAATCCACCCACAGCGACATGAGCAACCACATGGGTAACGGTCCCGGACGTTCAAGCTACCAAGGCGGTCGCGGTCGCGGATACTCCCAGCCCGGCTACCAGGGACAGCAGATCCCCTACTCGCCTAACCCCAGTTTCCGTCAGACCCCTAACCAGCCGCGAGGCGGTCCTAATATGGGTCCCCAGTTTCACGGCTCGAACCAGGGCCGTCCTCTGGCTCCCTACCCGAACTCGCCGCACCAAGCCAACCGCAGCCCTGCCCTGGCCAACGTTAACCCTGCCACTCCTCAGATGAACCAAGTTCCGATGGCACACCCCCAGATGCCTCAGCAACCTTACGGTTACGGTCAACACATGGGCCCTCAAGCT TCATTCCCCAACGCCTACGATCCCAACTACGCGGGTTATTACAACCCGAGTGCTGGTTACTATATGGGCCCGCCGTCTCCCCAACCTCGTGCTGCTGGCATGCCCTACAACCCTCAGTACATGGGACAGCAATTCCCTAACCCCATGCCTCAGGCGACCCCACTTTCGCGTACTCCCTCTCAGGTATCTACCGATCGTCCAGCTTCGAGCCTCGGCCAAGGGCCAGCACCTGCTGGTCCAGCTGTCGCAAGTCACACACATACTGGCAGCCGCGCATCCAACAGCCCTGCTCCCAAGCCTCACTTCATCATCCCCTCAGCTAAGAAGAGCCCAATCATCATCAAGGACCCCAACAGCGGCTCCGTCAAGACCTTCGAAAAGAACCCCGCATCCCCTGCTCGTGCCACCCCTTCGCCCGTGAAGTTATCTGCTCCTCCCACATCCACTCCTCCCCCTCGCACCGCCAGCGCGTCTGAGCACACTCGTACCGAGAGCAAGCCGAATGCCACAAAGACAgacgaggagaagaagcaggAGCTGAAGGATGCAGTTCGCCTGAAGATCCAGCAGGATGAGGCTGCTCAGAAACAGCGCCTGGCCGATGAGGCCTCTCGCAAGACCACTGAAGCCGCGTCGACCGATGCCAAGAAGGACGACACCGAGTCTGTCCGGGCTGCCGTTGAAGATCTTAGCATCATGGATAAGGCTGCTCCCGTTGAGGAGCCCAAGAAGGTGGTTGCTGCTGAAGAGTCGAAGGAGGTTGCTGCCCCTGCTGAAGAGCCCAAGAAGGCCCCTGCTCCAGCTCCCGTCCCCGtggatgacgacgagatcgACTTTGATGCCATCGAGCGTGAAATGGCCGAGATTGAAGCCAAGGAGCGTGCTGCCGAGGAAGACTACAACCGCGCCAAGCAAgccaagaaggaggaagCTGCACGGAAGGAGCGCGAGGAACTTGAGAACTACGAGGCCAACATGAAGAAGGCTGAGGCTGAGGCCGAGGCCCGCGAGATTGCGCGCGAGAATGCCGCTCGTGCCGGAGGTGGCGAAGCCGCCCAGGATGACATCAAGGATGCATTTGCTTCGCTCAAGAAGGGTGGATATAGTGCCACCGAGTCTTCCACCCCTGGCGACAGCGGTGCTGCTACTCCTGTTTCATCTGATATGGGCCCGCCAGCCAAGCCTGCCAGCGCTAGTTCCAAGAAGCCCGCTGGCCTCAAGCTCGACACTCCCAAGTCCACCGAGCCTCTGCAAGCAACTGCAGGTATGAAGTCGTTGCAGAATGCCCAGTTCTTGAAAGACCTCAGCAAGATCACTTACCCATCCACCATCACACCTCCCAGCACTGAGATGAACGCAGCTGCGCCCGAAGGCCGCAAGTTCCACTACGACCGGGAATTCCTGCTGCAATTCCAGGCCATCTTCAAGGACAAGATTTCCATTGACTGGGACTCTCGTCTGCGGGATACAGTTGGTGATGCCGCCGATTCGTCCCGTCCCCAATCTGCCCGCACTCCTAGCATGGGTAGCCGTACTGGCTCTCGCAGCGGTACCACGGGTCCACCAGGAGCCTTCTCCGGCATGGGCAACTTCAACACAGGCCGACCTGGTCAGATGCCCCCTATGGGCAGTGGGCCGATGGGTAGCCGCAATGCATCCTTCCAATTCGGACGGGGCGGCCCTGGTAGCATGGGTCCCATTGGAAATATTCGCCAAAACTCTGCCGGTGTTCCTCCGCGTGGCAGCTCGAGCAAGGGTCCCCGCAACGACAGCCGACAGAAGAAGCACGGTGGCCGAGGGGACGAGGCGCAAAACAAGTCGATGCCCCTTACTGCTGGTATGGAACTAAAGGCGATTCAAACCACTGCAACTGGCTGGAAGCCCCGCAGTGTTGGCCAGGGTGCTGCCGGTCCCGCCCCTGGTGGTGATACCGGCTACTTGGCACCGGATGTCGTGCAGCGCAAGGTCAAGTCTGctctcaacaagatgacacCGGAGAACTTTGACCGTATCTCTAGTCAAATTCTCGCGATTGTCTCCCAGTCCAAGGATGAGACTGACGGTCGTACCCTGCGCCAGGTCATCCAACTCACTTTTGAGAAGGCTACCGATGAGGCTCACTGGGCCCCTATGTACGCCAAGTTCTGTAAGAGCATGCTGGAGAGCATGAGCCCAGAAATTAAGGATGAGAACATCCGTGACAGAAATGGCACTGTTGTCGCTGGTGGAAGTCTGTTCCGCAAGTACCTGCTCAACCGCTGTCAAGAAGAGTTCGAGCGTGGTTGGAAAACTAATCTGCCTGAGAAGCCCGAAGGCACTACTGAAGAG GTTGCAATGATGTCTGACGAATACTACATCGCTGCTGCCGCTAAGCGTCGTGGTCTCGGTCTCGTCAAGTTCATTGGTGAACTGTACAAGCTTGGCATGCTTACAGAGCGTATCATGCACGAGTGTGTTAAGAAGCTTGTGGACTACGAGGGTATCCCCGATGAAGCCGAGGTTGAGAGTTTGACCAGTTTGCTGCGCACCATCGGTGCCAGCCTCGATGCCTCTGAGAAGGGACCTGCCATGATGGATGCCTACTTTGCTCGCATTCACCTGATGATTGAGACACCCAACTTGCCCAGCCGTCTTCGTTTCATGCTTCTG GATATCGTCGATCTGCGTGCTGCACGCTGGGCCTCCAAGGATGCCGATAAGGGTCCTCAGACCATCATTGAGATTCGCGAGGCT GCTGCCCGTGCTGCACAAGCCGCTGAAGCTGAACGCCAGCGCCAGTCCAGCAACCGTGGCGGCGGTGGCCGCATTCCCATGGGTCGCGGTGATGCCCGCGGCTTCGGATACGGAAACCAGGCCCCTCCCCCCGATTACGCCTCAAGCAAGGTTGGCAGTGACGATCTCCGCCGTTTGCGTGCGACTCGCAACACCAACCAGCCCATGTCATTCGGTCCCTCCAGCCTCCTCGGCTCACGTACCAACAGCGGCCGTAAGAACCTCGGTCCCGGCGGTAGCCTAGTCCGTGGTAGCGACGATAGCGCCTCCAGTAGCCGCACCGGCACTCCTACCGGTAGCAAGAAGGAAGACAATTCTTCGATGAATGCTTTCAG TGCGCTTGCTGCCCTTGAAGATCGGGATCACATGGCTACCTCGCCACCGTCAAACCCTGCTTCCCCGATGCTCACCAAGTCGCAGCCCGCGGCTGCAGAGCGTCCCTCAAAAACCCCGTCTGTCAAGGACGGCGAATCCACAGCATAG
- a CDS encoding kinase domain containing protein, which translates to MAFILLSQTLRRFLSVCYSLKDWIEIALISPLSRLIHWPTCHDIEAGPQYDNEANEFRHGKVETISRDAQGQFISGGLTGIVELLGDGTVLKSPFPDAEMENHILDIAKEASIYHRVGPHERLVRILDHSRDGLILEYMKNGDLKTYLQAQDLIPMSLKLKWAYQIAQAVSLLHSNGIIHCDIKPRNFLLDATLNIKIIDFSGSSLDGSKPASDLFALGSTLYEVFQGTSPYEEIPSDQVEERFKRKEFPNVSAIPYGQIIKQCWLSQVDSAEHVQAFMRDIIRSKLNADYIPHLDGLDIARVLVVVSHDAGQPR; encoded by the exons ATGGCTTTTATACTCTTGTCGCAGACACTACGACGATTCCTATCAGTATGTTATAGTCTCAAGGACTGGATAGAGATTGCGTTGATTTCTCCTTTGTCACGTCTGATCCACTGGCCCACTTGTCACGATATTGAAGCG GGACCTCAATACGATAACGAAGCAAATGAATTTAGACACGGAAAGGTCGAAACCATCAGCAGAGATGCTCAAGGACAATTTATCTCTGGTGGGCTAACTGGGATTGTGGAACTCCTTGGTGATGGTACCGTCCTCAAATCGCCATTTCCTGACGCTGAAATGGAAAACCACATCCTGGATATTGCCAAAGAAGCCAGTATCTATCATCGCGTTGGCCCGCACGAAAGGCTGGTACGGATATTGGATCACTCCAGGGATGGCCTTATTCTTGAGTATATGAAAAACGGTGACCTCAAAACCTATCTTCAAGCCCAAGATTTGATACCGATGAGCCTGAAGTTGAAATGGGCATACCAAATTGCGCAAGCCGTCTCTCTCCTACATAGTAACGGCATAATCCACTGCGACATCAAACCGCGAAATTTCCTATTGGACGCGACTCTCAATATCAAAATCATTGACTTCTCTGGCTCTTCGCTAGACGGGTCTAAACCGGCCTCTG ATCTGTTTGCGCTCGGGTCGACTCTTTACGAGGTTTTTCAAGGAACTAGTCCCTACGAGGAGATCCCTAGCGATCAAGTGGAAGAACGCTTTAAGAGAAAGGAGTTCCCTAATGTTTCCGCTATTCCATACGGACAGATCATCAAGCAGTGTTGGTTGTCCCAAGTCGATTCAGCCGAACATGTGCAGGCTTTCATGCGAGACATAATTCGCAGCAAGCTCAACGCCGACTATATCCCTCATCTCGATGGTTTGGACATTGCTCGGG TTCTGGTCGTCGTGTCGCATGATGCTGGACAGCCGCGATAA
- a CDS encoding Protein kinase-like domain — MNDPVRESIKQVDANTWLVGPLQLCRSNGYSHTSTWYDLDDDVSFTLTNASVPPPRTVPLSENLPFRLIYDVGDSSAVWSVGNSAFCKVKLRVLGTTSEAATLAFVHGERPGFEIPKVLHQAEQNGRSYLFLSRVRGRTLENAWPTLNEKWRHHYMSAVVSICKFLESREGDMLCGVDGENVFEPFLVKHGAKEDFSPQNLQQGCESMGMDCSKFVFYHADLAPGNIIVEDIPETGAVGIIDWEVAGFFPRGWIRTKFRVSGGLDLPDSVTDTPVEWRSGVQKLLEAHGFEDYSSQYVSWWY; from the coding sequence ATGAATGATCCTGTCAGAGAGTCAATCAAGCAGGTGGATGCAAATACCTGGCTTGTCGGTCCGCTACAACTCTGTCGGTCAAATGGCTATTCTCATACCTCCACCTGGTACGACCTAGACGACGATGTCAGCTTTACTCTCACCAACGCATCCGTTCCTCCGCCTCGAACTGTACCGCTGTCGGAGAATCTTCCATTCCGATTAATCTACGATGTCGGCGACAGCTCTGCAGTCTGGTCTGTAGGAAACAGCGCTTTTTGCAAGGTCAAACTTCGCGTGCTTGGTACAACATCGGAAGCGGCAACATTGGCGTTCGTCCATGGGGAGCGGCCTGGTTTCGAGATCCCCAAGGTTCTACACCAAGCAGAACAGAATGGCCGGTCCTACCTATTTTTGAGCAGAGTTCGAGGCCGAACTCTTGAAAATGCGTGGCCCACTCTGAATGAAAAATGGCGACATCACTACATGAGCGCCGTGGTGAGCATCTGCAAGTTTCTCGAGAGTCGGGAAGGCGATATGCTTTGTGGTGTGGATGGGGAAAACGTATTTGAGCCGTTTCTTGTCAAACATGGAGCGAAGGAAGACTTTTCCCCCCAAAACCTCCAACAAGGGTGTGAATCGATGGGCATGGACTGCTCTAAATTTGTATTCTACCATGCTGATCTCGCCCCTGGAAACATCAtagtagaagacatcccGGAGACTGGCGCTGTCGGTATCATTGATTGGGAGGTCGCTGGCTTTTTTCCAAGAGGATGGATTCGAACGAAATTTCGAGTAAGCGGCGGACTGGATCTTCCGGATTCAGTTACGGACACCCCAGTGGAATGGAGGTCGGGTGTTCAAAAATTGCTTGAGGCTCATGGGTTCGAAGACTACTCGTCGCAATACGTTTCATGGTGGTACTGA
- a CDS encoding UspA, producing MSAPTSPKSSLGSAGRPKLGDHTIPIAGSGHTRSLSGEVKPRSQRRSIQFSVDSAEAQLPTRSSSFREKRLSYGDTPTRELLEEKEREQKAAQLNRGPSPPPPKTYERGVSFDTFDNFDATDFSLTLNYKHKGYQSTRRSRTFLCGTDQNEYSEFALEWLIDELVDDGDEIVCLRAVEKDSRIASDVGIEERKYREEAEKLFEQVIQKNTQDEKAISLVLELAVGKVESIIQRMIRIYEPAMLVVGTRGRNLKGMHSLLPGSVSKYCLQQSPIPVIVVRPSPKREKKKKKRRADPTRRSYNHILEMSEQRGSQIFGASASNDSSTSMLPDEEAAVAKALGLPASYANAASRSSLSVSDRSSISHDDSDSTYPIRNSLDAVVMSSPGIGSPAASSLESVVTSNSVQPSPLLDRIVISPSPSDQPGSPKVDSSTRVDKPDEVTEPSDSTKNPASIPTIEVSDNNGKHDNTKESES from the exons ATGTCTGCACCGACTTCTCCCAAATCCTCATTGGGGTCTGCAGGTCGACccaaactcggagatcataCGATCCCTATTGCGGGGTCCGGCCACACCCGTAGCCTTTCCGGTGAGGTCAAGCCCAGAAGCCAACGGAGGTCCATCCAATTTAGCGTCGACTCCGCAGAGGCTCAGTTGCCTACTCGTTCGTCAAGCTTCAGGGAAAAGCGACTTTCATATGGGGATACCCCGACGAGGGAATTATTGGAAGAGAAGGAACGGGAACAAAAGGCTGCCCAATTGAACCGAGGGCCATCTCCACCACCGCCGAA AACCTACGAGCGAGGAGTCTCTTTCGACACTTTCGACAATTTTGATGCTACCGATTTCTCCCTCACATTAAACTACAAACACAAAGGCTACCAGAGCACGCGTCGTAGCAGGACTTTTTTGTGCGGAACTGACCAGAACGAGTATTCTGAATTCGCCCTCGAATGGCTCATTGATGAGCTGGTGGATGACGGGGACGAGATCGTCTGTCTTCGAGCGGTGGAGAAGGACTCTCGCATAGCCAGCGATGTCGGAATCGAGGAAAGAAAGTACCGCGAGGAGGCCGAAAAGTTATTTGAGCAGGTAATCCAGAAGAATACCCAGGATGAGAAGGCCATCAGCTTGGTCCTGGAACTTGCTGTGGGCAAGGTTGAGAGCATCATCCAACGCATG ATCCGCATATACGAGCCTGCAATGCTTGTAGTCGGTACACGAGGACGCAACCTGAAAGGAATGCACAGTCTGCTTCCAGGCTCCGTGTCCAAATACTGCCTCCAGCAGTCACCCATTCCGGTGATAGTCGTTCGGCCCTCACCGAAGcgcgaaaagaaaaagaagaagcgcCGCGCAGACCCAACGCGGCGCAGCTACAACCACATCCTGGAAATGAGCGAGCAGCGCGGCAGTCAGATCTTCggcgccagcgccagcaACGATAGTAGCACTTCGATGCTGCCAGACGAGGAGGCTGCAGTGGCCAAGGCACTTGGACTCCCCGCATCATACGCGAATGCGGCCTCGCGCAGTTCTTTGTCGGTCTCGGACCGTAGTAGCATTAGTCACGACGACTCTGACTCGACGTACCCCATTAGGAACTCACTGGATGCAGTGGTCATGTCGAGTCCGGGTATCGGAAGTCCAGCAGCTAGCTCTCTAGAGAGTGTCGTTACTAGCAATAGTGTTCAGCCGTCTCCTTTGCTGGACAGGATTGTGATATCGCCCTCTCCATCCGATCAACCCGGCTCTCCTAAGGTAGACTCATCTACCAGGGTTGACAAGCCAGATGAGGTGACCGAGCCTTCTGATTCAACCAAGAATCCCGCGTCTATCCCTACAATTGAAGTGTCAGATAACAATGGCAAGCACGACAACACGAAGGAATCTGAATCCTGA
- a CDS encoding Aminoglycoside phosphotransferase, with amino-acid sequence MGLSIRPNSPYGKDLNSVTDEALATLLTSSPILHQLGGTTVVRLSKTLIMKGGGSVMASEAEILRLIAFRTTIRAPRVYRSFQVKDDTKYFGTSGYIVMDFIPGQPLDESWNSLSRDTQGKIAAQVAEIIQEMQSIELLQPGPIGGGPSRGRFFTDYSAGPFMDTAEMEAWFNHKLDICKSVHQAPKDIPPFHFTKFVLTHNDISPRNLILDQHEKVWLIDWAYSGAYPPVFESAALSIQPFFTYFNEAVLSLIPRYPEEEMQLDTIAYALTTAALA; translated from the exons ATGGGATTATCTATACGCCCAAACAGCCCAT ATGGAAAGGACCTTAACTCTGTCACAGATGAGGCTCTGGCAACCCTTCTCACATCTTCTCCTATCCTTCACCAGCTAGGTGGTACCACAGTTGTGCGGCTTTCGAAGACCTTGATCATGAAGGGTGGCGGGAGTGTCATGGCCAGTGAAGCGGAAATCCTCCGTCTCATTGCTTTCAGAACCACCATTCGAGCCCCAAGAGTCTATCGCTCATTTCAGGTCAAAGATGATACAAAATATTTTGGTACATCTGGGTATATTGTGATGGATTTTATCCCAGGTCAACCACTGGATGAGAGCTGGAACAGCCTATCCCGTGACACTCAAGGGAAAATCGCTGCGCAGGTTGCTGAAATAATCCAAGAGATGCAGTCTATTGAGCTTTTACAGCCTGGACCCATTGGTGGAGGACCAAGTCGGGGTCGGTTCTTCACAGATTATAGTGCTGGGCCTTTTATGGACACTGCTGAAATGGAAGCTTGGTTTAACCACAAGCTAGATATCTGCAAAAGCGTCCATCAAGCCCCAAAAGACATTCCGCCATTCCATTTTACCAAGTTTGTGCTTACACACAACGACATAAGTCCTCGAAACCTGATCCTAGATCAACATGAAAAAGTGTGGTTGATTGACTGGGCTTATTCTGGTGCATATCCTCCTGTCTTTGAAAGCGCGGCATtgtcaatccagccattttTCACTTATTTCAATGAAGCGGTGTTGTCCCTTATTCCACGTTACCCTGAGGAGGAAATGCAACTTGATACTATTGCATATGCATTAACCACCGCTGCATTGGCCTAA
- a CDS encoding DUF833 domain protein, producing MCIALISTAHPEYSLIIINNRDEFLHRPTSSPDWWPEPASYVLGSRDLARSTHGTWMGVTKHGKVAVLTNYREDSTTAAIGVYSRGVIVNSWLIGSTDNLKNTREFVQGIVASPEAKQVGGFSLVCGHINEPLAIVSNRSTDMDQITWVATEKNQTRGLSNTRFDDRTWPKIIDGEQLMEAAINEHVQKGEREGENALIDRLLKVLSTDSLPRLPEKNATIETYIHHLHKTIFVPIIGAPNDRDQAAEKIAAARVEDETPANGPPDQSYTSGSYGTQKQTVILARPDGRVRYFERTLYDNDANTVPIGQGDHSFEFNITE from the exons ATGTGCATCGCATTGATCTCAACTGCCCATCCAGAATACTCGTTGATTATAATCAACAACAGAGAT GAATTCCTCCATCGTCCTACATCATCGCCAGACTGGTGGCCGGAGCCAGCCTCCTATGTCCTTGGCTCGCGAGACTTGGCTCGATCTACACATGGCACGTGGATGGGGGTCACCAAGCATGGCAAGGTGGCAGTTCTTACTAACTACCGTGAGGATTCGACCACCGCAGCCATCGGAGTCTACAGCCGGGGCGTCATCGTCAACAGCTGGTTGATCGGGTCCACCGATAATTTAAAAAATACCAGGGAGTTTGTACAAGGCATCGTGGCCAGCCCAGAAGCAAAGCAGGTGGGGGGGTTCAGCTTGGTGTgtggacatatcaacgaACCCTTGGCCATTGTCTCCAACCGTTCCACGGACATGGACCAGATCACATGGGTGGCAACGGAGAAGAATCAGACACGTGGGCTTAGCAACACAAGATTTGATGACAGGACCTGGCCAAAGATTATCGATGGAGAACAGTTGATGGAAGCCGCTATTAACGAGCATGTGCAAAAGGGGGAGAGGGAGGGCGAGAATGCGTTGATTGATCGTCTGCTGAAGGTTCTCAGCACAGACAGTCTGCCACGACTACCAGAGAAGAATGCCACAATTGAGACATACATCCATCATCTGCACAAGACTATCTTCGTTCCTATCATCGGTGCTCCAAATGACCGTGACCAAGCTGCAGAGAAAATTGCTGCGGCGCGGGTAGAGGATGAAACCCCGGCAAATGGACCCCCCGACCAGAGTTATACATCTGGATCATATGGGACACAGAAACAAACGGTGATCCTGGCACGACCGGATGGACGGGTTCGATATTTTGAAAGAACGCTGTATGACAATGATGCGAATACGGTGCCGATCGGACAAGGGGATCATTCATTTGAATTCAATATCACAGAGTAG
- a CDS encoding TB2/DP1/HVA22-related protein has product MFGIFADLLSSVITILFPVFASYKALRSSDPSQLAPWLMYWVVLSITLLAESWTVFIIGWFPFYSWIRLGFMSYLVLPQTQGARLLYQEYVDPFLTHHEREIEEMIGRTHERAKALGLQYFYQAIDLIREKILGLPPQRPTTPPQPGAASYAQSLLSRFNIPAAGAAGSSANTTDWYSVLSAAVGSVTSGKSREARDEELSASGNLLQRQLQSMSGAEKAHFISSQRELLDHLRSTLAQEERSIPRGGLEADDLTYGVPLRKNRSENSFEVVDDEDLGRRPERKSSSGWTTGWFNNEQNSSASSGAEFTARAVDEIARSRATGYDRS; this is encoded by the exons ATGTTTGGAATCTTTGCGGACTTGTTGTC CTCAGTTATCACGATCCTCTTCCCAGTTTTCGCTTCTTACAAAGCTCTCCGTTCCTCCGACCCCTCACAACTCGCACCATGGCTGATGTACTGGGTGGTGCTTTCAATCACTCTGCTCGCTGAGTCCTGGACAGTGTTTATCATCGGATG GTTCCCATTCTATAGCTGGATCCGCCTCGGTTTCATGTCTTATCTCGTCCTTCCCCAGACGCAAGGGGCTCGCTTACTGTACCAAGAATATGTGGACCCGTTCTTGACACACCATGAGCGGGAGATTGAAGAGATGATCGGCCGCACCCATGAGCGGGCCAAGGCACTGGGTCTTCAATACTTCTACCAAGCCATCGATTTGATCCGCGAGAAAATCTTGGGTCTCCCCCCGCAGCGCCCCACGACACCCCCGCAGCCAGGTGCCGCTTCCTACGCGCAGTCGTTACTTTCGCGATTCAACATCCCCGCTGCCGGAGCTGCCGGGTCATCTGCCAACACAACTGATTGGTATTCCGTTCTGAGTGCCGCGGTGGGCTCAGTGACATCTGGAAAGTCTCGAGAAGCGCGGGACGAGGAGCTTTCAGCCAGTGGCAATCTCCTTCAGCGTCAGCTGCAGTCTATGTCTGGAGCTGAGAAGGCTCATTTTATTTCTTCGCAGCGAGAGCTACTAGATCATCTCCGATCCACCCTAGCACAAGAAGAGCGGAGCATTCCTCGGGGTGGGCTCGAGGCTGACGACCTTACCTACGGAGTGCCGTTGCGCAAGAACCGCAGCGAGAACTCTTTCGAGGtggttgatgatgaggatCTAGGACGTCGCCCCGAACGAAAGTCTAGTAGTGGATGGACAACCGGTTGGTTCAACAACGAGCAAaattcctcggcctcgtctGGTGCTGAATTCACGGCGCGGGCTGTCGATGAGATTGCCCGGTCGCGCGCAACCGGGTACGACCGATCTTGA
- a CDS encoding S-adenosyl-L-methionine-dependent methyltransferase — translation MGLHFRSMPICVLSPARSNLYRVYNFSQILLASLSMSGFQPVHYVPASRQAQMLAMPVKRILAVPHRKAGGTNHWCLYLSSSSTSSVRIDCQPSHTVPSSVLRGGSKANLIISELPYEISTDAQAQFVLDVAPGLSVGQVWGEITRYGWAS, via the exons ATGGGCCTCCATTTCAGATCCATG CCTATCTGTGTTCTTTCGCCCGCAAGATCTAATTTGTACAGAGTGTACAATTTCTCTCAAATTCT TCTTGCCTCGTTATCTATGTCTGGTTTTCAGCCTGTTCACTATGTGCCTGCCAGTCGACAGGCTCAAATGTTGGCTATGCCAGTGAAGCGCATCCTCGCCGTTCCACATCGGAAGGCAGGGGGTACTAATCACTGGTGCCTCTATCTTTCGTCATCCTCCACAAGCTCGGTACGAATTGATTGTCAGCCAAGCCACACTGTTCCGAGCTCGGTCCTTCGGGGAGGCTCCAAGGCCAACCTCATCATCTCAGAATTACCTTACGAAATATCTACCGATGCCCAGGCCCAATTTGTTCTCGATGTTGCCCCTGGACTATCAGTGGGGCAAGTTTGGGGGGAAATTACTCGATATGGATGGGCGTCATAA